ttttatgttgaccataaattcctttataaaaagttgtaaaatattttacctttaaaaatttgtaaaacattttacaagaaTACACAATGGCTTCCTCTCACCTCATCTGGTGGCTAGGTCACTAGTTTTGTGGGCTAGGCAGCCAGTGCTAATAGTCTAGTTGCTAGAGCCGCCAATTTGGTGATTAGTGTCGGTGGTTTGATCACTAGAGCTACTGTTTCGACAATTGATGCCGGTGGTCCAGTGGTTAGAGCCGTTGTTCTAATGACTAGTTTTAGGGTCTGGACGGAGTTATTGTTCCGACAACCAGTATCAAAGGTCCGATAAGCGAAGCCATCATTTCGATCACCAGTATTGGGGGTTTGGTCAACGGAGAGTCAAAGACACCACTTTGATGGTGGTCATGGTAACTCGGTTTCCAGAACCACATTCCTTGCAATTCGGTTAACCTTTGGCACTTGCAGCTTTGGTGGCTGAGCCATTGATTTTagtgttttgtttgaaaatttgtacTTTTCATAGTTATACTTAATCTTCTAATTTCCATTACAACTATGGAATGAGTATTTTCAaaactaagggtctgtttagaatccgcttattttgttaaaactgaaaattttttgctgaaagtactgtagataaaggtaaaagttaattgaaatagtacaatgagacccatgaatagtacaatgagacccatgaatagtaccaaaaagtgtagtgggactcatgaatagtagcaaaaataagctgaatagtagcaaaaataagttggcaaaaataatcttacTAAACAGACACTAGGTTTCACAACAAAATGGAAGATGATATTTAATGGACACTTTGATTTTGTATATTAATTGAAGACGAGTTTTTAACATACGGTGTGATTTTATACATTGAAATGGAAAATTCCTGCGACattgagaaagaaattaatCATCTATTATCTCCGAGATTAAATAGAATGTTGAACATCATTTTGATAGATATTTGCATTGCAATATATGAATAAATAGTTAATTATTTTGTgctttttcatttgttaaattttgttgATCAATGGGTGCTTATTTTGGatcatcataaaaaaaaaaatttaattcatatttcGGCCCCATCAATAGAAATCATTGTTGAAGCATATAAGTACAATTACTTAGAGAAAATGCTTATAAATTATTCTCTCCGTGCATAGAAGGACATATatccaaaattgaaatttgaatggAATTATATGATTTACCATCACTTTATTTAATCATATAAATATTAACGATGTTTGAAAAACTCTATGGCTCTAAACCAAGCAACAATGGAGCAACCCTTAACAAAGGCTCCAATGCACTAGGTAAGAATTTCCTAGCAAACAAGAAACATATTTTTGTAGTATTTCCATTATAAGGACATGTCGATCCAAATCgaatttgattaaaaaactCATCAGTGATAGCACCCCATCCAAATTTTGCAGGATGAGGGCCACCCCTGGACCAATCAACCCACGTAATGCTTCGATTGGAGTTCAACTGTGAGTACAACAAGTTCACAAGAGTTGGAAAATAATGTTCATCCATGTAACAGGGCATGAGacaatgtttttgaaaaatagggTAGTATTTGGTGTCAGACACAATGTGCATGGCAAGGTTACGGTGCACTTCAAACCATTGAGCCCCTTTTCTCCAATCTGTGATGTTTATAATGGGCCACATTTGGGGACTATATCGACCGCGACCTGCCTTCCTTGGGTCGTCGAAGGAACCTAAGAAACTCAAATGCGAGTCCATGAGGTAGTTATAAATGATCTTGAAGTTGAATAATGGAATGCAAGATTCTGAGAGCAATACAAATCTTTGATTGGAGACGTCAAGTAGGGCATTTGCTAATAGCCGTCTTTCTGCATCAATCATTGAGGATGTACCCCAATACACTGGCTGCAACAACAAATTAATAATGATGCTCGATcgtataattttaatttatgaaaaaaaaaagtaattattaataGTTAATTAATACGTTATTTAATTTATTGCTTACGTGaatatgaaatatttttgttttgcaaaTTAATATTCATGTAAAGCAGGGGtacgtatatatatatgtaggggGATGGTaatctttaatttctttatatatatatatatacacactctcGCTTTCACTTACGCCCCTCCTCTTCTTTCTCATCTCTCATACTCTTATCAACGTTGACACCTCCATTATAATTAGATAATTCTAGAGAGAGACATAATGCACCCACATTAATAGGGcatgtatatgtatattttttataattttttaaagtttgggCATTAAAAAacccctcccccccaaaaaaaaaaccagggGAAAAAAATGTTGAGAAATTCTAATAAGGTACTTGTATTATttactaaaatgatttttttttttttagattttgatcTCCCAAAAGTTATAACTACAcccctaaaaaattaaattaatcttttgggaacttaaaaaaaaacagtaactaataaaaaataataacattacaAATAGATAAAAGCCGCACTCAAATCCATTGTTTTTATAAACAttacatgtcaaatttttggTGGTTCtaatatagtaatatttatggtATGTGGCTAAAGAAAATTCATTctcaaatcaaaaacaaaataactattTGGTACGAGTAACAAATATGTGAATtgttaaaatagtttgtgtgtgtgtgtgtattgctTTGTTATTTATGGGTCAAAATAACTATTATATACTTGGAATCTAATGTATTCTACATGTGTGTTAGGATTGTAAATGAAAAATGGATCTAAGAAGGTAaaagtttcaataaaaaaagaattatttcaTTCATGTGATTAAGGCTAAAATTATtctataaatattaatatataaatgatcaatttaagtttaagtttttatacaatacttatatatttttcatttacacagtaaaatattacttattcaattgtatatatttatgtatatactACTTATCTAtcccacttttttttaattctattttatgCTCTACAAATCACAACTTGCCATGTattattttgacttttcttattgccatgtgttttttttttttttatgttccttacaaaattaccaaaatttaaaattaaaaaagtcaaacatatgatatattttaattggtgaagtataaagtgaaacacaaaaaagtgacaaaaaatttgtattcatcaataatATTGTCTATTCTCCTTAGTAAGGAAAAATAGAGCTCAAATATCCTCCccaaaacaattaaattatatatatatatatatatatatatatatatatataagaatcaTTCTCTTAAATACATTTGTTGATTAAACAAATCGTGATGGTGATGATTCTAATGGTGGTGATGGAGGAACTTCTGTATTTATAGTTTTGGCCCAAGAGTAAAAGATATCCTctaattttctcttatttttagttaaatttaagACACCCgaatatttatttgatttagaaTTCCACATGTttagatttaaattaaaattagaaaaaattggAGGATTTAATAGAAGaaaatttcatctcaaattTTTGAATCTGCAAGGTACCCACCTCATCTTATTGTCATCCTTGGAAATTAGTAAGGGCAATGATTGTGTGTATATCGTTTTTgtcaatcaaattaaaatttgaattatttatttatttatttatttttttggaatgaCTTTCATTTTCTTGGTTGACGAAGCTCTATTCAACATCAATTATAAAAGAGAATAATCACCCAgcgacaatttttttttttactgaagaAACATGTTACCTGGCTTGGGATTCTTCTACCACAGAAGATAGAATCTTCAGGCTCTGAATCATTGAAAGAAGGATTTGCATGCACATAAATGGAGTAAAAGCCTTCATGccctttgaaaaacttttcCCACAAGGTTGCCAATGGCATGGGCCCTTTTGTCAAGAACATGAAAGCCACCTTTGGAACCTGCCGGCCAGGCAGTTCTGTTTGTGGAACCATTAATGCTTTCTGGAACAACTCTTGGTCACTCATATTATGAGTAAGGAGCTCCTGTTTTTTCAGCAAAACACTAGTATAGTTGGATGTCCCATTTGCTGATTCAACTAAACTTGATGGTAATGATTCTATTGGTGGTGGGGGCGATGGTGGTAAAGGAGGCGGAGGCAGTGGTGGTGTATGTAGTGCTGGCGGTACTAGCACTGTTGATGATATTGCTGAAATAGTAGAATATGTTGGGGCTTGTAATAAAGGAAACAAGCTTTTGAGGTATAGACAAGTTAAAAATCCAAACGTCAAACCAATaacaaagaagaaaacttgAAAGATATGGCTTGATTGTATTTGGAAACAGAAGGCCTTGGAAATCCTTTGCAATAGATGTTGCTCATTTCCCATTGTTACCACACTCTGACACAGAGGAGATAGATATAGAGGGGTCGGGGGTGAGAATTAATTAAGAGATTGTTATAGTAGCTTAAATTGCTGAAGCGAATTAAACGCTTATAGCTCAAGTAATGGTAAACTTTTTCGTTATCATCATTAGTTTATTTTACACTGCATGTTCTATATTGCATTTGAAGGTAGGTAACATCTACAGGATGAATTAAATACGAGGAATTTGTTTCAAAAGGAATTTAATTAGGTTACACTCAATCCTTTTGGAAACTCTAACCCAGTTCTAACGGACCAAATACACCTGAAGATCTtaaagataaatatatataaaataaaggatAATTATCAATTGTAGGCAGGGTAACAGGAGAATTCCACACATGGTCTCCTACGTCGCATTACTTCTTGTATCTCACGTTAAGCAAAGGCCAGGGCATGTCCACATACTCTCCTTGCTAAGCTCCTCATTCAACTGCTTCTTCTCCATCCAAATAAATTATTCTGCCTTGATTAATTGATTTGAAAGGATTCAGCCATATAAAGCAACAAAGAAAGTATACATGagattattaaaataatgataataatgataataatatataaaaatataaaaacaaacaaagaaggaATGTATCGAATGAAAAAGTTTTAAgtattgaatattatttaaagTCATGAAACCAAGTCAACCATGAAAAAAGtgccttttaaaattttgtaactgGGTTTCTACCATTTGGGATGGATATTTAGCTGGATAAAACTTATTACACTCACGTGTGTAACAGATAGTGTTCTATTtagttattaataattttaggtGCCACTAAATGGACCGGTCCCCTTGGGAGTTTGGGACTGTTCGGTACTTAGGCTATGTTTGTTTGGAGTGATTTTACGAAAGTtggaaaatggagagaaaataatattttttgttacttGGTTAAGGGTAGAAAAGAGGAGAGATTTTGGTGGGGCCTACACGTTCTCTCTCCTTCCACTTCAAAACACAATCTCTccaaattaaagagaaaatataagTGAAAAGTggacaaaaaatatatagacaaaattgcccacattttatttttatttttattattatttgttatttttttggcaaCCTCAACCTAGCCGTAATAAATGTGGCTtgcctaccttttttttttcctctttttcttttgggtttcactggactttttttttttttttttaatgatgatgTGCATCAGTGCATGAATCTGTGATCCACCCTAGTACCATACagtgttcttttttttggggacgttttttctttttaattttttaaaatttatttcttattttttattggacatgaattttcatttttaataaactttGGATGATTGCATCTTTTTTGGTTGGTTGtttgcctctctttttttttccttaattgagtattatttttaataaggacatatgagtaaatttatataaactctattttctatcctctcatttctctttccaaccaaataattttttttttcacttctccactttttcaccctttcaactaaacacaaatgaggaaactaaaatattttctattctctcacttttccattctttgaaccaaacggacccttagagTGCGTGACCCTTGTAAATCCAGTGTTTATACTCATGTTTCCCAAGTCTAAAACTTACCTGGTTGCCACAAATGGTGCTAATTGTAGGCGGTGATTTTTGGAATAATGGAAGAAACCAAAATTCGAGGCTTATGATGGGCCTCAATAAATTGAAATACAATCAAGAAAACACAATCCTCTTTCCTAAGCCTCATATCACTTTGGATGGTTGATAGTGGCAgctttaagaattttttttttttttcagattagtcaataaaaacttaaattatagaaaatttaattaaaaaaaacttcatttattaacaaaaaaaaagtaaatttgtaaagttttacaattttttttacgagttttcatattttgaaattattgtatGATAGTTTTATTATCAATGCTGTAAGTTGTAAgtttattctttatatatttcattgttGAACAACTTCTTTCTGCTATTATAGCTACGACAAGAAGGTCAAAACTAACTTTAAAAGCAAATAGACTAATGGATGTATGATATGCTTCTGTGTCTTCCCTAACTTTTCAGCAAGGTCACCAATTCATTTAagctctaaaaataagtcactATTGTgcatataaaaaatgtaattttgaagtTGAATATTAAGTGCTAAGAAATTTGTTTCAGTTAAATCAAATGAATAGAACTCTTTTTGTTGGacattttctttgtgtttgaaAGGGCTTATTATATTGTTAAGGGGACTAAAGTTTgagcctaaaaaaatttaaggtggttacaatttttttcatggtcacaatttttttcatggtCACAATTTTTTCAAGGGTggaaaaatcatgaaaatttaaaaatattatatatataatttttttttctaggttagGATGGTCCTGTAACTACCATACCTTCAATGTAGAGCCGCGCTAATGATTgatcataaattattttttttggaccTAAAATCATAAACTCTTTGATACTTAAGTAAGTGGTGGAGAAAAATAATAGATACAACAATGAAGCATGTGTGGTAGTTGAGAGAGTAACTATTGTTCAACTCCTCACCTAGTGGGATTGATAgggtatttactatttatagaTGGTGTTTGGGTTATTCCCTGTGAA
This genomic stretch from Castanea sativa cultivar Marrone di Chiusa Pesio chromosome 1, ASM4071231v1 harbors:
- the LOC142636631 gene encoding glycosyltransferase BC10-like; amino-acid sequence: MGNEQHLLQRISKAFCFQIQSSHIFQVFFFVIGLTFGFLTCLYLKSLFPLLQAPTYSTISAISSTVLVPPALHTPPLPPPPLPPSPPPPIESLPSSLVESANGTSNYTSVLLKKQELLTHNMSDQELFQKALMVPQTELPGRQVPKVAFMFLTKGPMPLATLWEKFFKGHEGFYSIYVHANPSFNDSEPEDSIFCGRRIPSQPVYWGTSSMIDAERRLLANALLDVSNQRFVLLSESCIPLFNFKIIYNYLMDSHLSFLGSFDDPRKAGRGRYSPQMWPIINITDWRKGAQWFEVHRNLAMHIVSDTKYYPIFQKHCLMPCYMDEHYFPTLVNLLYSQLNSNRSITWVDWSRGGPHPAKFGWGAITDEFFNQIRFGSTCPYNGNTTKICFLFARKFLPSALEPLLRVAPLLLGLEP